A stretch of the Jatrophihabitans sp. genome encodes the following:
- a CDS encoding helix-turn-helix domain-containing protein, with protein MSEQLGLREQHKRRTRDTINAAAMSLFFEHGYDSVTVADIARQAGVSVATVFNYFDTKEDLFFDEGDPLQAALVDAVRCCAPGDSVLLALRQQVLYQLTAGRTDADADEVARFHAAIVESPDLQRHEQHLQLERRQVLTRALAEALGADAPPLSAELAAAQYLAAEAVIGAELRSRLLRGQPLAHARAQLEPLIDQVFSTLRTGLGPMVRVGAPR; from the coding sequence GTGAGCGAGCAACTGGGACTGCGTGAGCAACACAAGCGGCGAACCCGGGACACCATCAACGCGGCCGCGATGTCGTTGTTCTTCGAGCACGGCTATGACTCGGTGACGGTCGCCGACATCGCCCGGCAGGCGGGCGTCTCGGTCGCGACGGTGTTCAATTACTTCGACACCAAAGAGGATCTGTTCTTCGATGAGGGAGATCCGCTGCAAGCCGCGCTGGTCGACGCGGTGCGGTGCTGCGCACCCGGGGACTCGGTGTTGCTGGCGCTGCGACAACAAGTCCTCTACCAGCTGACGGCCGGCCGCACCGACGCAGACGCCGACGAGGTCGCGCGCTTTCACGCGGCCATCGTCGAGAGCCCGGACTTGCAGCGCCACGAGCAGCACCTTCAGCTCGAGCGCCGGCAGGTCCTCACCCGCGCGCTTGCCGAAGCCCTGGGCGCCGATGCCCCGCCGCTGTCGGCCGAACTCGCGGCCGCCCAGTACCTGGCGGCAGAGGCGGTCATCGGCGCGGAGTTGCGGTCCCGGTTGCTCAGGGGACAACCGCTGGCGCACGCCCGGGCACAGCTGGAGCCCTTGATCGACCAGGTTTTCAGCACGCTGCGCACCGGGCTCGGCCCCATGGTGAGAGTGGGCGCGCCGCGATGA
- the crtI gene encoding phytoene desaturase family protein: MLRTSRVVPGRTDDVVIVGAGLGGLSAALRLAGAGRRVTVVEQSAEPGGRAGVLRQDGYQFDTGPTVLTMPELIDDALACVGERLTDRLELLPLSPAYRAVFADGSRIDVHTDPEQMAAEIAEVASARDVAGYRELVRFLHKLYQLEQRNFIDRNLDSPLQLVGSAGIKLLALGGLRRLAPKVGQYLADDRLRRIFSFQAMYAGLAPQDALAIYAVIAYMDTVAGVYFPRGGMHAVSRALADAAADHGVTFRYNTKVERIEVSGERASAVLTCDGDRLAADVVVVNADLPTAYERLLPDRFRPRRLTRLRYSPSCVLVHAGSRAHYPDLAHHSIFFGQAWDTTFSEIIDEGRLMSDPSFLVSNPSRTDSSLAPPGRASYYVLFPCPNTRAAIDWSVIGPRYRDEIMATLDQRGLPGFEQGIEVEAVVTPQDWQDQGLAAGAPFAAAHTFAQSGPFRFPTLDRQIENLVFCGSNTQPGVGVPMVLLSGRLAAARITGG, encoded by the coding sequence ATGCTCCGAACATCCCGGGTGGTCCCCGGACGCACCGATGACGTGGTGATAGTCGGGGCCGGTCTGGGCGGCCTGTCTGCCGCGCTGCGGCTGGCCGGCGCCGGACGCCGGGTCACCGTCGTCGAGCAGTCCGCCGAGCCGGGGGGCCGGGCCGGGGTGCTGCGTCAGGACGGCTATCAGTTCGACACCGGACCGACGGTGCTGACGATGCCCGAGCTGATCGACGACGCCCTGGCCTGCGTCGGCGAGCGCCTGACGGATCGGCTCGAGCTGCTTCCGCTGAGCCCTGCCTACCGGGCTGTCTTCGCCGACGGGTCCAGGATCGACGTGCACACCGATCCGGAGCAGATGGCAGCCGAGATCGCCGAGGTCGCCTCGGCTCGGGATGTGGCTGGTTATCGGGAGCTGGTGCGTTTCCTGCACAAGCTGTACCAGTTGGAGCAACGCAACTTCATCGACCGCAATCTGGACTCGCCGTTGCAACTGGTGGGAAGCGCCGGAATCAAGCTGCTGGCACTGGGCGGCCTGCGGCGGCTGGCGCCCAAGGTCGGGCAGTACCTGGCCGATGACCGGTTGCGCCGGATCTTCTCGTTCCAGGCTATGTATGCCGGGTTGGCGCCTCAGGACGCGCTGGCGATCTACGCTGTGATCGCCTACATGGACACGGTCGCCGGCGTCTACTTCCCGCGCGGCGGCATGCATGCCGTCTCACGCGCCCTGGCCGACGCAGCCGCCGACCACGGAGTCACCTTTCGCTACAACACGAAAGTCGAGCGAATCGAAGTGTCGGGAGAGCGCGCCAGCGCGGTGCTCACCTGCGACGGTGACCGGCTGGCCGCCGATGTCGTGGTCGTCAACGCCGACCTGCCGACCGCCTATGAGCGACTGCTTCCTGACCGGTTCCGCCCGCGCCGGTTGACCCGATTGCGGTACTCCCCGTCCTGCGTGCTGGTGCACGCCGGTTCGAGGGCGCATTACCCGGACCTGGCGCACCACTCGATCTTCTTCGGCCAGGCCTGGGACACCACGTTCTCCGAGATCATCGACGAGGGCCGGTTGATGAGTGACCCGTCGTTCCTGGTGAGCAATCCCAGCAGGACCGACTCCTCGCTGGCGCCACCGGGGCGAGCCAGCTACTACGTCCTGTTCCCCTGCCCCAACACCCGTGCGGCTATCGACTGGTCAGTCATCGGCCCGCGCTACCGGGACGAGATCATGGCGACGCTGGACCAGCGTGGCCTGCCCGGGTTCGAGCAGGGAATCGAGGTGGAGGCTGTCGTCACCCCGCAGGACTGGCAGGACCAGGGGCTGGCCGCCGGCGCTCCGTTCGCGGCGGCTCACACCTTCGCCCAGTCTGGTCCGTTCCGGTTTCCGACGCTGGACCGGCAGATCGAGAACCTGGTGTTCTGTGGCTCCAACACCCAGCCCGGCGTGGGCGTTCCGATGGTCCTGCTCTCGGGCCGGCTCGCGGCGGCCCGCATCACCGGCGGTTAG
- a CDS encoding 1-acyl-sn-glycerol-3-phosphate acyltransferase — MSSPGSFSPAPRQRASLPARALGMGFEQMVRHGLRGVFLRGQLPAGGCVWAANHHSWWDGFLAAAVLRRQRRAAALLMDGDNLSDYRFLTAIGVISTARPRQALTSLRDGRVLVIFPEGELRPAGPVAALAPGAAWLARRAPATLLPVAVRVAARGHQFPEGLVDIGAACAPDQLSAELGRQLAGLDAAIAGADPREPVPGFRCVVPGRLSWDERIDRWSARLSRR; from the coding sequence ATGTCCAGCCCCGGCTCATTCAGCCCGGCGCCCCGGCAGCGAGCGTCACTGCCGGCCCGGGCGCTGGGGATGGGCTTCGAGCAGATGGTGCGCCACGGCTTGCGGGGGGTCTTCCTGCGCGGCCAGCTGCCTGCGGGCGGCTGCGTCTGGGCGGCCAATCACCACAGCTGGTGGGACGGCTTTCTGGCTGCTGCGGTGCTGCGCCGGCAGCGGCGGGCCGCGGCGCTGCTGATGGACGGGGACAACCTGTCCGACTACCGCTTCCTGACGGCGATCGGGGTGATCTCGACCGCTCGGCCACGGCAGGCGCTGACAAGCCTGCGCGACGGCCGGGTGCTGGTCATCTTTCCCGAAGGCGAGCTGAGGCCAGCAGGCCCGGTCGCGGCGCTGGCGCCAGGCGCGGCTTGGCTGGCGCGGCGAGCGCCCGCGACGCTGCTGCCGGTCGCGGTGCGAGTGGCCGCCCGCGGGCACCAGTTCCCCGAGGGCCTGGTCGACATCGGCGCGGCCTGCGCGCCGGATCAGCTGTCAGCGGAGCTGGGCCGGCAGCTGGCGGGTCTGGACGCCGCGATCGCCGGCGCGGATCCCCGCGAGCCGGTGCCCGGATTCCGATGTGTCGTCCCGGGCCGCCTCAGCTGGGACGAGCGGATCGACCGGTGGTCGGCAAGGCTCAGCCGGCGGTGA
- a CDS encoding glycosyltransferase family 2 protein, whose product MRVLFGAILGFLLVKLATLAMNLAWFPVLGKGRLASEPAPEPTAAPPETVSLLVPMRDEAATLARFLPALLGQSGVTELIVLDDLSSDGSALTARSILAGSAHARLVSGTAPPPGWVGKNWACEQLAAEACGELLLYCDADVLLGAGAVEAVVRAMADQQADVFSVFPRQLTGSLGEALLTPLIDDVLLCFLPFGLLSADVPAAATANGSLLAFRREALAALAGFSSVRAEIVEDVALARRARRAGLRLGLALGGELVQTRMYTGYREVVIGLGRGLLAVTGGSRLRLVVAAGWHLAVYTLPLVAASRRRRWLLPLGLGVVERLLVGLKCHPRAAWQAILSPLSPIAFVPVVTQAMRRQQRWKGRSYP is encoded by the coding sequence GTGAGGGTCCTGTTCGGCGCGATCCTCGGCTTCCTGCTGGTCAAGCTTGCGACGCTGGCGATGAATCTGGCCTGGTTTCCGGTGCTGGGCAAGGGACGCCTGGCGAGTGAGCCGGCGCCGGAGCCTACGGCGGCGCCGCCTGAGACGGTGTCGCTGCTGGTTCCGATGCGCGACGAGGCCGCGACCCTGGCCCGGTTTCTGCCCGCTCTGCTCGGCCAGTCCGGGGTGACGGAGCTGATTGTTCTGGATGACCTGTCCAGTGACGGCTCGGCCCTGACCGCCCGGTCGATCCTTGCCGGGTCGGCGCACGCCCGCCTGGTGAGCGGCACGGCGCCCCCGCCGGGGTGGGTGGGCAAGAACTGGGCCTGCGAGCAACTGGCGGCTGAGGCTTGCGGCGAGTTATTGCTCTACTGCGACGCCGACGTGCTGCTGGGCGCCGGCGCGGTCGAGGCGGTTGTGCGGGCGATGGCCGACCAGCAGGCCGACGTCTTCTCGGTCTTTCCCCGCCAGCTCACCGGCAGCCTCGGCGAAGCGCTGCTGACGCCGCTGATCGACGATGTGCTGCTGTGCTTCCTTCCCTTCGGGCTGCTGTCGGCGGACGTGCCGGCGGCTGCCACCGCGAACGGGTCGTTGCTGGCATTTCGGCGCGAGGCCTTGGCTGCGCTGGCCGGGTTCTCTTCGGTGCGCGCGGAGATCGTGGAGGACGTGGCGCTGGCCAGGCGCGCCCGGCGAGCGGGTCTGCGGCTCGGGCTCGCCCTGGGCGGTGAGCTGGTGCAGACCCGGATGTACACCGGCTACCGCGAGGTCGTCATCGGCCTGGGCAGGGGACTGCTCGCGGTGACTGGAGGATCACGGCTTCGGTTGGTGGTCGCCGCCGGCTGGCACCTTGCGGTCTACACCCTGCCGCTGGTCGCGGCGAGCCGGCGCCGGCGCTGGCTGCTGCCGCTGGGGTTGGGGGTGGTCGAACGGCTGCTGGTCGGACTGAAATGCCATCCCCGAGCGGCCTGGCAGGCGATTCTCTCCCCGTTGAGCCCGATCGCCTTCGTCCCGGTGGTCACTCAGGCGATGCGCCGGCAGCAGCGATGGAAGGGCCGTAGCTACCCGTGA
- a CDS encoding cytochrome P450: MIGHLGRWGRQPLPLLEEGAALGPVFSLRLWRNTIVGYSPDWNRFVLGDLELFRSRGSMSGLSPHLAAGLVQTEAPHHRQRRAELNPAFARRSISALRPRITEVVDRALPSGEFDAVAWSASITREILAATFFGGALPGPTLAAFLRPLDSPLPGPLLRRPALFRRMNRALERALPAAPPDCLAAAFRDLPGGLEEVRVALSAGYDTTAHTMAWLLYHVGCQPELLAAEQRALAVNEVLRLYPAGWLGSRRAARDTAFAEITIPRGTLVLYSPYLTHRDRRLWPEPLEFRPQRFLEALPAWGFLPFAAGERTCLGSAYARLVLDTVLEAFAGSRLSVVAGDPRPKAGITLAPAGPLTLRREQRSTAGRWRQAHPESGDRQPQ; this comes from the coding sequence GTGATCGGCCATCTCGGCCGGTGGGGTCGGCAACCGCTGCCACTGCTGGAAGAGGGCGCGGCGCTGGGCCCGGTGTTCAGTCTGCGGCTCTGGCGAAACACCATTGTCGGTTACTCCCCGGACTGGAACCGGTTCGTGCTCGGTGACCTGGAGCTGTTTCGCAGCCGGGGCAGCATGAGCGGGCTGTCACCCCACCTGGCGGCCGGCCTGGTGCAGACCGAGGCGCCGCACCACCGCCAGCGCCGCGCCGAGCTCAACCCGGCCTTCGCCCGGCGTTCGATCTCAGCGCTGCGGCCGCGGATCACCGAGGTCGTGGACCGCGCCCTGCCCAGCGGTGAGTTCGACGCGGTGGCCTGGTCCGCCTCGATCACTCGCGAGATCCTGGCTGCCACCTTCTTCGGAGGCGCGCTGCCGGGGCCGACGCTGGCCGCCTTTCTGCGACCCCTGGACAGCCCGCTGCCGGGACCGCTGCTACGCCGGCCGGCCTTGTTCCGGCGGATGAACCGCGCCCTGGAGCGGGCGCTGCCCGCCGCGCCGCCGGACTGCCTGGCGGCCGCGTTTCGTGACCTTCCCGGCGGGCTGGAGGAGGTGCGGGTCGCGCTGAGCGCCGGTTATGACACGACCGCGCACACCATGGCCTGGCTGCTCTACCACGTCGGCTGCCAGCCGGAGTTGCTCGCCGCCGAGCAACGAGCGCTGGCAGTCAACGAGGTCCTGCGGCTGTACCCGGCGGGGTGGCTGGGCAGCCGACGTGCTGCGCGGGACACCGCGTTCGCCGAAATCACGATTCCGCGCGGCACGCTGGTGCTCTACAGCCCCTACCTGACCCATCGCGATCGGCGTTTGTGGCCTGAGCCTCTGGAGTTCCGGCCCCAGCGGTTTCTGGAGGCGTTGCCGGCGTGGGGGTTCCTGCCCTTCGCGGCCGGTGAGCGGACCTGCCTCGGCAGCGCCTATGCCCGGCTCGTCCTGGACACCGTGCTGGAGGCGTTCGCCGGCAGCCGGCTCAGCGTGGTCGCGGGGGACCCGCGGCCCAAGGCAGGCATCACCCTGGCGCCGGCAGGCCCGCTGACGCTGCGTCGCGAGCAGCGTTCAACGGCTGGCCGGTGGCGGCAGGCTCACCCCGAATCCGGCGACCGCCAGCCGCAGTAA